The following are encoded together in the Glycine soja cultivar W05 chromosome 5, ASM419377v2, whole genome shotgun sequence genome:
- the LOC114413415 gene encoding uncharacterized protein LOC114413415: MDAVELPLPLDVAATPKLMGSEGFSLIQNDVASIKTVPEFPSCNKFVETQLSKNSSLLPHLEGEEVSKNTPSGNGRNFSVINSRLEGVPLQRKAAKSNRSNSSCSKRPRMSQPEDSLSPNGIEESKDISDKLGLHNLNCTSPEKNQLPKQKSNSSKRGDKRNFKVPSVKAKFESSSMKMGASIFSFTSGGNNFFGLYGLKHDFHDVTKLMEEPPLEELLRGTFDFPILSKDKGKKTSSMSDSFLNSVRKACSILQHPKPIRSQNMAEMDYSSNMKMSTCQLSSVCAIESVGNGDKEQSCTLDMSSCQKDHCSEVESTTSPLDFPLHQPKDVLERIALHPFQDLESLLLDVSKPAVTTKNGNDQRSGKQVSRRPSLPTFPWSHAFGHSRTNSDAGKLSTSRSMCQGKWSRIGVIASSTDADRSSFSNLDSFSYDQSLVPSSGSSDKRNFSSLFANLPFHQLDSSSSVPCSEISQAKAEFGGQVDTKENDERCPIILTAAQTLCEIATHLMRQSSDGILKWQRKTSLKAMKSCHYKSDEKLEETSSRPISMIGSDMVARSVEQIMPSKKPRLSIVENKNSGHSNIAKKGHIVWPISKSSRSFPSKQIRDSFVENKRTNASILKQHYMMPPPARDLDKAHDGQKQVGKVVAMDWKRGRDNTD, encoded by the exons ATGGACGCTGTTGAATTGCCGTTACCACTTGACGTGGCAGCCACCCCCAAATTGATGGGATCGGAGGGTTTCTCGCTAATTCAAAATG ATGTTGCAAGTATAAAAACTGTGCCTGAGTTTCCTTCCTGCAATAAATTTGTAGAAACTCAACTCTCTAAGAATTCTAGTCTGCTGCCCCATCTCGAGGGTGAAGAGGTGTCCAAAAATACGCCTAGTGGTAATGGAAGAAATTTTTCTGTAATTAATTCCAGATTAGAAGGTGTACCATTACAACGAAAAGCAGCAAAATCAAACAGGAGTAATAGTTCTTGTTCAAAGAGGCCACGGATGTCCCAACCAGAAGATTCTTTGAGCCCTAATGGAATTGAAGAGTCAAAGGATATTTCTGACAAACTTGGATTGCATAATTTAAACTGTACTTCTCCAG AGAAAAATCAATTACCAAAGCAAAAGAGCAATTCTAGCAAGCGTGGTGATAAGAGGAATTTTAAAGTGCCTTCTGTGAAGGCTAAATTTGAGTCATCCTCTATGAAGATGGGTGCATCAATCTTCAGTTTTACATCTGGGGGGAACAACTTTTTTG GGCTATATGGTCTGAAACATGATTTTCATGATGTCACAAAGCTTATGGAGGAACCACCGTTAGAGGAGCTTCTTAGGGGCACTTTTGACTTCCCCATTTTAAGCAAAGATAAAGGGAAGAAAACATCAAGTATGAGTGatagttttttaaattcagTTAGAAAGGCATGCTCTATCCTTCAGCACCCGAAACCCATTCGGTCCCAAAATATGGCCGAGATGGATTACTCCTCCAACATGAAAATGTCAACTTGCCAATTGAGCTCAGTTTGTGCAATAGAAAGTGTTGGTAATGGGGATAAAGAGCAGTCTTGCACATTAGACATGTCTTCATGTCAGAAG GATCATTGTAGTGAAGTAGAAAGTACAACTAGTCCACTTGACTTCCCGTTACATCAACCTAAGGATGTTTTGGAACGAATTGCACTCCATCCATTCCAGGATTTGGAGTCTTTGCTGCTTGATGTGTCCAAGCCTGCTGTTACCACAAAGAATGGTAATGACCAACGGTCAGGCAAGCAAGTGTCTCGTCGGCCAAGCCTGCCAACCTTTCCATGGTCACATGCTTTTGGTCATTCTAGAACTAATTCTGACGCAGGTAAGTTATCAACAAGTAGAAGTATGTGCCAAGGTAAATGGTCAAGGATAGGTGTCATTGCTAGCTCTACAGATGCTGATCGCAGTTCCTTCTCAAACCTTGATTCATTCAGTTATGATCAGAGCCTTGTTCCTTCATCTGGTAGTTCAGACAAAAGGAATTTCTCATCTTTATTTGCTAACCTTCCTTTCCATCAATTGGATTCTTCATCTTCTGTACCATGTTCAGAAATTTCTCAGGCTAAAGCAG AATTTGGAGGCCAAGTTGATACTAAAGAAAATG ATGAACGTTGTCCAATAATATTAACTGCTGCACAAACTCTCTGTGAAATTGCAACTCACTTAATGAGGCAGAGTTCAGATGGAATTTTAAAATGGCAAAGGAAAACTTCACTGAAGGCCATGAAATCTTGCCACTATAAATCAGATGAGAAACTTGAGGAGACGTCTTCAAGACCAATTTCAATGATCGGATCTGACATGGTGGCCAGAAGTGTGGAGCAGATAATGCCCTCAAAGAAGCCAAGACTTTCCATAGTCGAGAATAAGAACAGTGGTCACTCCAATATTGCTAAGAAAGGGCACATTGTGTGGCCTATTTCAAAATCAAGTAGATCATTTCCCAGTAAACAAATTAGAGACTCTTTTGTGGAAAACAAACGTACAAATGCCAGCATCTTGAAGCAACATTATATGATGCCCCCACCTGCAAGGGATTTAGATAAGGCTCATGATGGTCAGAAGCAGGTTGGAAAAGTAGTAGCGATGGACTGGAAAAGGGGAAGAGACAACACAGATTGA
- the LOC114413416 gene encoding protein LURP-one-related 17-like, with the protein MRVFSRFKFLSRAVHEEQEGEHDGERNRYPLTEASLCTSLTLTVWRKSLVISCKGFTVIDSYGNLVYRVDNYIMHPNELILMDASGNSLLTMRRSRKLGLVDRWFVYEGEMGKQSTRSKSVKSKERPVCCVRKRVNILDGKANKVQAYVYRAASDSDKRHPAFTVEGSYAHRTCKVLDEYKNAVVEIKRKEANTKDVSFGIEIFQLVVHPVFDPSFAMALVLLLDQMFS; encoded by the exons ATGAGGGTGTTTTCTCGGTTCAAATTTCTGTCAAGAGCAGTGCACGAGGAACAAGAGGGTGAGCATGATGGGGAGAGAAACAGGTACCCTTTAACAGAAGCAAGTTTGTGCACGTCCCTAACGCTAACAGTTTGGAGAAAATCCCTTGTGATTAGTTGTAAAGGATTCACTGTGATAGATTCATATGGAAACCTTGTGTATCGGGTGGACAATTACATCATGCACCCTAACGAACTCATTCTTATGGACGCTTCAGGAAACTCTCTTCTCACCATGCGCCGCTCCAGG AAGCTAGGGTTAGTAGATAGATGGTTTGTGTATGAAGGGGAAATGGGGAAGCAGAGTACGAGGAGTAAGTCGGTTAAGTCAAAAGAGAGACCAGTTTGTTGTGTACGGAAGCGTGTGAATATTTTAGACGGCAAAGCCAACAAGGTTCAGGCCTACGTGTACCGCGCTGCCTCGGATTCAGATAAACGACATCCGGCGTTTACAGTTGAAGGTTCCTATGCACATAGAACATGTAAAGTGTTGGATGAGTACAAGAATGCCGTCGTTGAAATCAAGAGAAAGGAGGCCAATACCAAAGACGTTTCTTTCGGGATAGAGATTTTTCAGTTAGTTGTTCACCCTGTGTTTGATCCTAGTTTTGCCATGGCACTCGTTTTACTACTGGATCAAATGTTTTCATAA